Proteins from a single region of Haloarcula laminariae:
- a CDS encoding DUF7557 family protein has protein sequence MPTVELDEETVRRLDGLRQEDESYDQLVTELINIYEAEELTLFHGGDEY, from the coding sequence ATGCCGACAGTAGAACTCGACGAGGAGACGGTGCGGCGCCTCGACGGCCTCCGACAGGAAGACGAGTCCTACGACCAACTCGTCACCGAACTCATCAACATCTACGAGGCCGAGGAGCTGACGCTGTTCCACGGCGGCGACGAGTACTGA
- a CDS encoding proteasome assembly chaperone family protein has translation MPTTDSQTPQFEVTDDTVDVDTLVVGFTEYGLAGLTAVDYLTDQLEMRQAGHLVAAGPPSITPFEGGVPRHHTRLHVDEERSLGVVVGERMVPVDGAAGVADALAGLADRLAPESITVLTGVPVAHGPDDHVPFYIATEDYRDRFLADTDIRPMGNGFLDGVPAELVAGGIGDDERPVGVFTTPAHPQAPDAAAAIRLLEALTEAHEFDVDTGPLETFAATVEAQYRALAERIEAADERTMPDDRMYM, from the coding sequence GTGCCCACTACCGACAGTCAGACACCGCAGTTCGAGGTGACCGACGACACCGTCGACGTCGATACGCTCGTCGTCGGCTTCACCGAGTACGGCCTGGCCGGTCTCACGGCCGTGGACTATCTCACAGACCAACTGGAGATGCGACAGGCGGGCCACCTCGTGGCCGCTGGCCCGCCCAGCATCACGCCCTTCGAGGGGGGCGTCCCGCGCCACCACACGCGGCTCCACGTCGACGAGGAGCGCTCGCTGGGCGTGGTGGTCGGCGAGCGAATGGTGCCCGTCGACGGGGCGGCCGGGGTCGCGGACGCCCTCGCCGGACTCGCCGACCGATTGGCCCCCGAGAGTATCACCGTCCTCACCGGCGTCCCGGTCGCCCACGGCCCCGACGACCACGTCCCCTTCTACATCGCGACCGAGGACTACCGCGACCGCTTCCTCGCCGACACCGACATCCGGCCGATGGGGAACGGCTTCCTCGACGGCGTCCCGGCCGAACTGGTGGCGGGCGGCATCGGCGACGACGAGCGACCCGTCGGGGTGTTCACGACGCCGGCCCACCCCCAGGCGCCGGACGCGGCTGCGGCGATTCGCCTGCTCGAAGCGCTGACCGAGGCCCACGAGTTCGACGTGGACACGGGGCCGCTGGAGACGTTCGCCGCCACCGTCGAGGCACAGTACCGTGCCCTGGCCGAACGCATCGAAGCGGCGGACGAACGGACCATGCCGGACGACCGAATGTACATGTGA
- a CDS encoding class I fructose-bisphosphate aldolase: MRPLGDSPLVRNDKTLVLAHDHGMEHGPKQFSGVEERLDPNQIFEMATHDAVTALAVGKGLTETYYPSYKDDVNLLAKLNGGSDLWMGDPYSAHNWTVDYAAELDVDAIGYTIYPGVNKEPEMFEDFRPVQESAREHDLPIAMWSYPRGQAVKEHRSEEIIAYAARLGLELGADFTKVKYPRSKEAMDYAVRSAADNRVLLSGGSKSSDREFLELVEECMDVGVAGLAVGRNVWQRENPYEMLDMLEEVVFEGASADDVL, translated from the coding sequence ATGCGACCCCTCGGAGACTCACCGCTCGTTCGCAACGACAAGACGCTTGTGCTGGCACACGACCACGGGATGGAGCACGGACCGAAACAGTTCTCGGGCGTTGAGGAGCGGCTCGACCCGAACCAGATCTTCGAGATGGCGACCCACGACGCCGTCACGGCCCTCGCAGTGGGGAAGGGGCTGACCGAGACGTACTATCCGAGCTACAAGGACGACGTGAATCTGCTGGCGAAGCTCAACGGCGGCTCCGACCTCTGGATGGGCGACCCCTACTCCGCGCACAACTGGACCGTCGACTACGCCGCCGAACTCGACGTCGACGCCATCGGCTACACCATCTACCCCGGCGTCAACAAGGAGCCGGAGATGTTCGAGGACTTCCGCCCGGTCCAGGAGTCCGCCCGCGAACACGACCTCCCCATCGCCATGTGGTCGTACCCGCGCGGCCAGGCGGTCAAGGAACACCGCAGCGAGGAGATTATCGCCTACGCGGCCCGGCTCGGCCTCGAACTTGGCGCCGACTTCACGAAGGTGAAATACCCCCGCAGCAAGGAGGCGATGGACTACGCCGTCCGCTCCGCCGCCGACAACCGCGTCCTCCTGTCGGGCGGGTCGAAGTCCTCAGACCGCGAGTTCCTCGAACTCGTCGAGGAGTGCATGGACGTCGGCGTCGCCGGCCTGGCCGTCGGCCGCAACGTCTGGCAGCGCGAGAACCCCTACGAGATGCTCGACATGCTCGAAGAGGTCGTCTTCGAGGGCGCGAGCGCCGACGACGTGCTGTAG
- a CDS encoding TspO/MBR family protein: MTTAVSLARDDLPGILAAVALVNLVGSAPAALGGPGSDWFQSLAKPAIYPPPWLFGVVWPVLFSLLGVALYLVWRTDHPGRRLALGLFGAQMAFNVAWTPVFFRAQNLALALAVIVGLLALAGPTAVAFGRIERTAGLLMVPYLLWVAFAAVLNYRFLALN; encoded by the coding sequence ATGACGACCGCCGTGTCACTCGCTCGCGACGACCTCCCGGGCATCCTCGCCGCCGTCGCCCTCGTCAACCTCGTCGGGAGCGCGCCGGCCGCGCTCGGCGGTCCCGGGTCGGACTGGTTTCAATCGCTCGCAAAGCCCGCCATCTACCCGCCGCCGTGGCTGTTCGGCGTCGTCTGGCCGGTGCTGTTCTCGCTGCTCGGTGTGGCGCTGTATCTCGTCTGGCGGACGGACCACCCCGGCCGTCGCCTCGCACTCGGTCTGTTCGGCGCACAGATGGCGTTCAACGTCGCCTGGACGCCGGTCTTCTTCCGGGCCCAGAACCTCGCGCTGGCGCTCGCCGTCATTGTCGGTCTCCTCGCGCTGGCGGGGCCGACCGCGGTCGCGTTCGGCCGCATCGAGCGGACGGCGGGGCTGTTGATGGTGCCCTATCTGCTGTGGGTGGCCTTCGCCGCGGTGTTGAACTACCGCTTTCTCGCGCTCAACTGA
- a CDS encoding S1C family serine protease, which translates to MNSDALSRRRLLAAVGVGVTGTAGCQSLLTTADQSSDDTAETPRTPTAEAPTGGDAGDGGGIYTDVYDEVADAVVSIQVYSGSGRPASGSGFLIDGRHIVTNEHVVSAGDTIYVRYADTDWREVSVAGTDVYSDLAVIDAGTVPDSTEPLSWVGARPPIGTRVVAIGNPFGLTGSVSEGIVSGVDRALRGANNFSIAAGIQTDAAVNPGNSGGPLVDLDGDVLGVINSGGGDNVGFAISAQLAQRVIPALVADGSYDHPYMGVGLSTVSPLIAEANDLRRASGVYINSVVQGGPAVGVLQGSTGTATVNGTEVGVGGDVVRALDDTPTPTRQDLATYLALETSPGDTMAVTVQRDGTTETVELTLGTRPPP; encoded by the coding sequence ATGAATTCCGACGCCCTGTCACGTCGGCGGTTGCTGGCCGCGGTCGGCGTCGGCGTGACCGGCACAGCGGGCTGTCAGTCGCTCCTGACCACCGCCGACCAGTCCAGCGACGACACGGCGGAGACGCCGCGGACCCCGACGGCCGAGGCGCCGACTGGGGGAGACGCCGGCGACGGCGGCGGCATCTACACCGACGTGTACGACGAGGTGGCGGACGCGGTGGTCTCGATTCAGGTCTACTCGGGGAGCGGCCGGCCCGCGTCCGGCAGCGGCTTCCTCATCGACGGGCGCCACATCGTCACCAACGAACACGTCGTCAGCGCCGGCGACACCATCTACGTCCGGTACGCCGACACCGACTGGCGGGAGGTCTCCGTCGCCGGCACGGACGTCTACAGCGACCTCGCCGTCATCGACGCCGGCACGGTCCCGGATTCGACCGAGCCGCTGTCCTGGGTCGGCGCCCGGCCGCCTATCGGGACCCGCGTCGTCGCCATCGGCAACCCGTTCGGGCTCACGGGCTCGGTCTCGGAGGGCATCGTCAGCGGCGTCGACCGGGCGCTCCGCGGGGCGAACAACTTCTCCATCGCCGCCGGCATCCAGACCGACGCGGCGGTCAATCCCGGCAACAGCGGCGGCCCGCTGGTCGACCTCGACGGCGACGTGCTCGGCGTCATCAACTCCGGCGGGGGCGACAACGTCGGCTTCGCCATCTCCGCACAGCTCGCCCAGCGGGTGATTCCGGCCCTCGTCGCCGACGGGTCCTACGACCACCCGTACATGGGCGTCGGGCTCTCGACGGTCTCGCCGCTCATCGCCGAGGCCAACGACCTCCGGCGGGCCTCGGGCGTCTACATCAACTCCGTCGTCCAGGGTGGCCCCGCGGTCGGGGTGTTGCAGGGCAGCACTGGCACCGCGACGGTCAACGGCACCGAGGTCGGCGTCGGCGGCGATGTCGTCCGCGCCCTCGACGACACCCCGACACCGACCCGGCAGGACCTGGCCACCTATCTCGCGCTGGAGACCAGTCCCGGCGATACGATGGCAGTGACGGTCCAGCGTGACGGGACCACCGAGACGGTCGAGCTCACCCTGGGTACACGGCCACCCCCCTGA
- the priS gene encoding DNA primase small subunit PriS: MDERTREYLRGRFGDHYRRSSITPPPAANEREWGFIPWTEGPGETMVRHRSLLDLGNIEDFLARKKPRHVYFSAGRYDDPSASTMGEKGWRDSDLVFDLDADHLPSVVLGEDSYGEMLEKCKAALMRLLDFLDDDFGFEETTVVFSGGRGYHVHVRDERIRGLERDARREIVDYVRGIGLEFDELVEVETVAGTSGRSSPADKRTLPTDGGWGGRAHRHILDQFDEWLAMDEEDAVEALQRYDRIGEGKATAALNAARTNYEALEAGNIDVHSAVYQIARTLAQEVVAADNAPIDEPVTTDTNRLIRLPGSLHGGSGLEVKRLERGELADFDPLSDAVPETFTGHEIAVEVTEGGLVELDTERHAGDSFTVEAGHQTVPEHVGVFLMARGRARKAQE; this comes from the coding sequence ATGGACGAGCGGACCCGCGAGTACCTGCGCGGTCGCTTCGGTGACCACTACCGACGGTCGTCGATAACGCCGCCGCCGGCCGCGAACGAACGCGAGTGGGGCTTCATCCCGTGGACGGAGGGCCCCGGTGAGACGATGGTCCGCCACCGGTCGCTGCTCGACCTGGGCAATATCGAGGACTTCCTGGCGCGCAAGAAGCCCCGCCACGTCTACTTCTCGGCGGGGCGCTACGACGACCCCAGCGCCTCGACGATGGGCGAGAAGGGGTGGCGGGACTCGGACCTGGTCTTCGACCTGGACGCCGACCACCTCCCGTCGGTCGTGCTGGGCGAGGACAGCTACGGGGAGATGCTCGAAAAGTGCAAGGCGGCGCTGATGCGCCTGCTGGATTTCCTGGACGACGACTTCGGCTTCGAGGAGACGACGGTCGTGTTCTCTGGGGGCCGGGGATACCACGTCCACGTCCGCGACGAGCGGATTCGCGGGCTGGAACGGGACGCCCGCCGCGAAATCGTCGACTACGTTCGGGGCATCGGCCTGGAGTTCGACGAGCTGGTCGAGGTCGAGACGGTTGCGGGCACGTCCGGCCGCTCCAGCCCGGCAGACAAGCGGACCCTGCCGACCGACGGCGGCTGGGGCGGGCGCGCCCACCGGCATATCCTCGACCAGTTCGACGAGTGGCTCGCGATGGACGAGGAAGACGCCGTCGAGGCGCTCCAGCGGTACGACCGCATCGGCGAGGGGAAGGCCACGGCCGCGCTCAACGCCGCCCGGACGAACTACGAGGCCCTCGAAGCGGGCAACATCGACGTCCACTCGGCGGTGTACCAGATCGCCCGGACACTCGCCCAGGAGGTCGTCGCCGCGGACAACGCGCCGATAGACGAGCCGGTGACGACCGACACCAACCGGCTCATCAGGCTGCCCGGGTCGCTCCACGGCGGTAGCGGGCTCGAAGTCAAGCGGCTGGAACGGGGGGAGCTGGCCGATTTCGACCCCCTGTCCGACGCCGTGCCAGAGACGTTCACCGGCCACGAGATAGCCGTGGAAGTGACGGAGGGCGGGCTGGTCGAGCTGGACACCGAGCGACACGCCGGGGATAGTTTTACAGTGGAGGCGGGTCATCAGACAGTACCAGAGCACGTCGGCGTGTTCCTCATGGCACGCGGGCGCGCACGGAAGGCACAGGAATGA
- a CDS encoding DUF5799 family protein has protein sequence MTDDDWTGRIAGERMTVDKQFTDRVEASSFSSQQWGLVMTAVEFDIEGPEDPETATLVADTSKLPSIMPELDKVDQGGPMGGSGPSDDGGSGGLLDGVKSALGLGGGSGDGDRTEEAEQLAQAYADELQEELQANGRWGSVCEQADG, from the coding sequence ATGACCGACGACGATTGGACCGGCCGCATCGCCGGCGAACGAATGACAGTCGACAAGCAGTTCACCGACCGAGTCGAGGCCTCGTCCTTTTCCAGCCAGCAGTGGGGCCTCGTGATGACGGCCGTCGAGTTCGATATCGAGGGGCCCGAGGACCCCGAAACGGCCACGCTCGTCGCAGACACGTCGAAGCTCCCGTCGATAATGCCGGAGCTCGACAAGGTCGACCAGGGCGGGCCGATGGGCGGTTCCGGCCCGAGCGACGACGGCGGCTCCGGCGGCCTGCTCGACGGCGTGAAGTCGGCGCTGGGACTCGGCGGCGGGAGCGGCGACGGCGACCGCACCGAGGAAGCCGAACAGCTCGCACAGGCCTACGCCGACGAGTTACAGGAGGAGCTACAGGCGAACGGGCGCTGGGGGAGCGTCTGCGAACAGGCCGACGGCTGA
- a CDS encoding DUF502 domain-containing protein has translation MADTRETDHIPTPSVRATARQALVTGVALTIPLFVTLLVIGFVVNALSNVLDPVVTFAFQLSGSRLVASETPAALVKLVAVIVLFVSVLCIGFVAERHPGTGRIESVFDATMERIPGVGSIYTSFDEMSKMLLDSDTQSFQEVVLVEHPTPDSYTVAFVTASTPETIERATGNDEMVTLFMPMAPNPVMGGHVVHVPTSKVYDVDMTVEEGLRSIVTSGVAVGETDEHAVLGTDARGTEFSYPPQSQYHPDAGTQPTPPNAGRDREAAYSDDIDAQHADTPAAVARQGDGDTVGSETSTPEDIEPAEEEQG, from the coding sequence ATGGCAGACACGCGCGAGACGGACCACATCCCGACGCCGTCGGTGAGGGCGACGGCGAGACAGGCCCTGGTGACCGGGGTCGCACTGACGATTCCGCTGTTCGTGACGCTGCTGGTCATCGGGTTCGTCGTGAACGCCCTCTCGAACGTCCTCGACCCCGTCGTCACCTTCGCCTTCCAGCTGAGCGGCTCGCGGCTGGTGGCGTCCGAGACGCCGGCCGCCCTGGTCAAACTGGTCGCCGTGATCGTCCTCTTCGTCAGTGTCCTCTGTATCGGCTTCGTCGCGGAGCGACACCCCGGGACGGGTCGTATCGAGTCGGTGTTCGACGCCACGATGGAGCGCATTCCGGGGGTGGGGTCTATCTACACCAGCTTCGACGAGATGAGTAAGATGCTCTTAGACAGCGATACGCAGAGCTTCCAGGAGGTCGTCCTGGTCGAACACCCCACGCCGGATTCCTACACCGTCGCCTTCGTCACTGCGAGCACGCCGGAGACGATCGAGCGGGCGACCGGCAACGACGAGATGGTGACGCTGTTCATGCCGATGGCGCCGAACCCGGTGATGGGTGGCCACGTCGTCCACGTCCCGACGAGCAAGGTCTACGACGTGGACATGACCGTCGAGGAGGGGCTGCGCTCCATCGTCACCAGCGGTGTGGCCGTCGGCGAGACCGACGAGCACGCGGTTCTCGGTACCGACGCCCGAGGAACCGAGTTCAGCTACCCGCCCCAGAGCCAGTATCACCCCGACGCCGGGACACAGCCGACGCCGCCGAACGCCGGCCGCGACCGCGAGGCCGCATACAGCGACGACATCGACGCCCAGCACGCCGACACACCGGCGGCGGTCGCAAGACAGGGCGATGGGGACACTGTCGGCTCGGAGACGAGCACACCCGAAGATATCGAACCCGCCGAGGAGGAACAGGGTTAG
- a CDS encoding OsmC family protein, which yields MADIEVESTCEEGYTVESVINGEWELIVDALSEDGPSPNEVLAADYASCYIPALRVAAGKYNYDDIGEVEVEVAADLDEDDDLESIAFEVSVEESLGDEEQDIVELAEDICHVHSALTEELHADIDIESGV from the coding sequence ATGGCAGACATCGAAGTCGAGAGCACGTGCGAGGAAGGGTACACAGTCGAGAGCGTCATCAACGGCGAGTGGGAACTCATCGTCGACGCCCTCTCGGAGGACGGCCCCTCGCCCAACGAGGTCCTGGCGGCCGACTACGCCTCCTGTTACATCCCGGCGCTGCGCGTCGCCGCGGGGAAGTACAACTACGACGACATCGGCGAGGTCGAAGTCGAGGTCGCCGCCGACCTCGACGAGGACGACGACCTGGAGAGCATCGCCTTCGAGGTGTCGGTCGAGGAGTCGCTGGGCGACGAGGAACAGGACATCGTCGAACTCGCGGAGGACATCTGTCACGTCCACTCCGCGCTGACCGAGGAGCTCCACGCCGACATCGACATCGAGTCCGGCGTCTAG
- a CDS encoding metal-dependent hydrolase, whose product MELTWYGHSTWHVTVDDTDLLIDPFFGNPKTDTDPEELDPDYVLLTHGHADHIGDVDRYKGTTVVATPELVEYCEDNFGVQDTIGMNLGGTVELDDAFVTMHRSDHSNGIETSYGATGGMPAGYVVSDTKPTQVSDAESTAFYHAGDTGLMTEMREVIGPYLEPDAAALPAGDHFTMGPMQAAIAADWLDVDYAFPMHYDTMPVIEIDTDDFVREVKATGSGVEPVVLEGDETFEL is encoded by the coding sequence ATGGAGCTAACCTGGTACGGCCACTCGACCTGGCACGTCACTGTCGACGACACGGACCTCCTCATCGACCCGTTCTTCGGCAACCCCAAGACCGACACCGACCCGGAGGAACTGGACCCCGACTACGTCCTGTTGACCCACGGCCACGCCGACCACATCGGCGACGTGGACCGCTACAAGGGGACGACGGTCGTGGCGACACCGGAGCTCGTCGAGTACTGCGAGGACAACTTCGGCGTCCAGGATACCATCGGGATGAATCTCGGGGGCACCGTCGAACTCGACGACGCCTTCGTCACGATGCACCGGTCGGACCACTCTAACGGCATCGAGACGAGCTACGGCGCCACCGGCGGGATGCCCGCCGGCTACGTCGTCTCGGACACCAAGCCCACGCAGGTCAGCGACGCCGAGTCGACGGCGTTCTACCACGCCGGCGACACCGGGCTGATGACCGAGATGCGCGAGGTCATCGGGCCGTATCTCGAACCCGACGCCGCGGCGCTGCCGGCCGGCGACCACTTCACGATGGGACCGATGCAGGCGGCCATCGCCGCCGACTGGCTCGACGTCGACTACGCCTTCCCGATGCACTACGACACGATGCCGGTCATCGAAATCGACACCGACGACTTCGTCCGCGAGGTGAAAGCGACCGGGAGCGGCGTCGAACCGGTCGTCCTCGAGGGCGACGAGACGTTCGAGCTGTAA
- a CDS encoding GNAT family N-acetyltransferase, protein MSVNIETRVVDRGSDDYVDEAWQLKEDIRRSEGVLRQRRGFFRSAYRRSTVYLYIDRATDALVGFAAVRRDGYILFLAVDADYRGHGFGKRLVARVSEDYGSVTCHARATNEEALHFYQHIGFEIRRRIDNYYEDGGDAFYLKLGDDSITEKLSQFLRG, encoded by the coding sequence GTGAGCGTCAATATCGAGACACGGGTCGTCGACCGGGGCAGCGACGACTACGTCGACGAAGCGTGGCAGCTCAAGGAGGACATTCGCCGGTCCGAAGGTGTGCTCCGCCAGCGGCGCGGCTTCTTCCGAAGCGCCTACCGGCGCTCGACGGTCTACCTGTACATCGACCGCGCGACCGACGCGCTCGTGGGCTTTGCCGCTGTCCGCCGTGACGGGTACATCCTCTTTCTCGCCGTCGACGCCGACTATCGGGGCCACGGGTTCGGCAAGCGCCTCGTCGCCCGCGTCAGCGAGGACTACGGCTCCGTCACCTGCCACGCCCGCGCGACGAACGAGGAGGCACTGCATTTCTACCAGCACATCGGCTTCGAGATCAGGCGGCGCATCGACAACTACTACGAGGACGGCGGCGACGCCTTCTATCTGAAGCTCGGCGACGATTCGATTACGGAGAAGCTCTCGCAGTTCCTCCGGGGGTAG
- a CDS encoding mechanosensitive ion channel family protein, translated as MHPGHVLLLGPLQTTTSAGTGQPSDLTQTLVSWLPFTIDPWLARVVTTAIILALAWGISRLVVRLFGRRIAQWFRRPSLTRTALRGIRVAVYLLALLSIMGVWGLQIRDIGISVAVFSAVVGVVVAPIVGSFISGVFLLADQPYEIGDMVELADRDQRGFVEDITLRHTKIFTLDNSFLVIPNGTMRDRDVINYSAEDPRTRLSLDVLVTYESDIDEARKLIERAARQVDNVIGGGPDIRVGAARYPAAPTAYINEYGDHGVLLTLRYWVTEPYKLLAARSKVQTNLAGLVEDADVEFAYPHSHLHFDETSGAMSVSMADQPAVETDARFDPDGPQSSDADGE; from the coding sequence ATGCATCCCGGTCACGTCTTGCTGTTGGGGCCTCTGCAGACCACGACATCGGCCGGGACCGGACAGCCGTCGGACCTGACCCAGACGCTCGTCTCGTGGCTCCCGTTCACTATCGACCCGTGGCTCGCCCGGGTGGTCACCACCGCCATCATCCTCGCGCTTGCGTGGGGCATCTCACGGCTCGTCGTCCGGCTGTTCGGTCGGCGCATCGCCCAGTGGTTCCGCCGGCCGAGTCTCACCCGGACGGCGCTTCGGGGCATCCGCGTCGCGGTCTACCTGCTCGCCCTCCTCTCGATTATGGGCGTCTGGGGGCTCCAAATCCGAGACATCGGGATATCGGTCGCCGTCTTCTCCGCGGTGGTCGGTGTCGTCGTCGCCCCCATCGTCGGGAGCTTCATCTCCGGGGTCTTCCTGCTCGCCGACCAGCCCTACGAGATCGGCGACATGGTGGAGTTGGCCGACCGTGACCAGCGCGGCTTCGTCGAGGACATCACGCTGCGACACACCAAGATATTCACCCTCGACAACTCGTTTCTGGTCATCCCGAACGGGACGATGCGGGACCGGGACGTCATCAACTACTCCGCCGAGGACCCCCGGACGCGGCTCTCGCTGGACGTGCTGGTCACCTACGAGAGCGACATCGACGAGGCCCGGAAGCTCATAGAGCGGGCGGCCCGGCAGGTCGACAACGTCATCGGCGGCGGCCCGGACATCCGCGTCGGCGCGGCCCGCTACCCCGCGGCGCCGACGGCCTACATCAACGAGTACGGCGACCACGGGGTCCTGCTGACGCTGCGCTACTGGGTGACTGAACCGTACAAACTGCTCGCGGCTCGCTCGAAGGTCCAGACCAATCTCGCCGGCCTGGTCGAGGACGCCGACGTGGAGTTCGCCTACCCGCACTCACACCTGCACTTCGACGAGACCAGCGGCGCGATGTCGGTCTCGATGGCCGACCAGCCGGCGGTGGAGACGGACGCGCGGTTCGACCCGGACGGGCCTCAGTCCTCCGACGCGGACGGCGAGTGA
- a CDS encoding translation initiation factor eIF-2B: MIDETVAEIEEMQTHSSSVVAVKAATALRELTDREFPTVEEYVRTLERNSRALRRANRSHASLHTTQQEIIDTVTDADPEDVSTAKGLTVEAIDRVVSDVEAAKDRAAQRAAEELADEDVLFTHDFSTTVLAAIEAAVDDGASFEVYVSESRPRYLGRKMARKLGAMDEVEVTLLVDAASGHYLPEADRVVVGIDCIVDETLYNRIGTYPLAATAAREDVPMTAIGGDSKFVDGAFAFENDVRSPSEVHREPADEFTVGNPAYDATPLSLLDSIITDKEIRKVS, translated from the coding sequence ATGATCGACGAGACAGTCGCGGAGATAGAGGAGATGCAGACCCACAGCTCCTCTGTCGTCGCGGTCAAGGCAGCGACGGCGCTGCGGGAACTGACCGACCGCGAGTTCCCGACCGTCGAGGAGTACGTCCGGACGCTGGAGCGAAACAGCCGCGCGCTGCGGCGGGCCAACCGGTCCCACGCGTCGTTGCACACCACCCAACAGGAGATAATCGACACCGTCACCGACGCCGACCCCGAGGACGTCTCGACGGCCAAGGGGCTGACCGTCGAGGCCATCGACCGCGTGGTCAGCGACGTGGAGGCCGCCAAGGACCGCGCCGCCCAGCGGGCGGCGGAAGAGCTCGCCGACGAAGACGTCCTCTTCACCCACGACTTCTCCACGACGGTGCTCGCGGCCATCGAGGCGGCGGTCGACGACGGCGCGTCCTTCGAGGTGTACGTCTCCGAGTCCCGGCCGCGGTATCTGGGCCGGAAGATGGCGCGGAAGCTCGGCGCCATGGACGAGGTCGAGGTGACGCTGCTGGTCGATGCGGCCTCGGGCCACTATCTCCCCGAGGCCGACCGGGTGGTCGTCGGCATCGACTGTATCGTCGACGAGACGCTGTACAACCGCATCGGCACGTATCCGCTGGCGGCGACGGCCGCCCGTGAGGACGTTCCCATGACAGCCATCGGCGGCGACTCGAAGTTCGTCGACGGCGCCTTCGCCTTCGAGAACGACGTCCGCTCCCCCTCGGAGGTCCATCGCGAACCGGCCGACGAGTTCACCGTCGGGAACCCGGCCTACGACGCGACGCCGCTGTCGCTACTGGACTCGATTATCACCGACAAAGAGATCCGCAAAGTGAGTTAG
- a CDS encoding NAD(P)-dependent oxidoreductase, with protein sequence MPTVGFIGLGAMGAPMAWNLDEAGFDLVVYNRTTDREQPFAEAGVSVADSPKHLTERADVVCCIVSDGDAVAELLERDRGVLAGLDEDTVVVQMSTIGYAETMAAADLVTEAGARFVDAPVSGTVGPAEDGTLVGLAGGDEGTVEEVRPILEAMCEPVVHCGEVGQGTNMKLFINLLLGDAMAAFAEALVFGRANGLDVEAMRTVVANGALDCPLFDIKGGTVADGDFAPRFPVDYQFKDLSLALDRAGEVGAPLSQTAAARESFSAARARGYGNEDMTAVIKPMEETAGVEAREE encoded by the coding sequence ATGCCGACAGTCGGATTCATCGGACTCGGCGCGATGGGTGCACCGATGGCGTGGAACCTCGACGAGGCGGGCTTCGACCTCGTCGTCTACAACCGGACGACAGACCGCGAACAGCCCTTCGCGGAGGCGGGCGTCTCGGTCGCCGACTCGCCCAAACACCTCACCGAGCGGGCCGACGTGGTCTGTTGCATCGTCAGCGACGGCGACGCCGTGGCCGAACTGCTCGAACGCGACCGCGGGGTCCTGGCGGGCCTCGACGAGGACACCGTCGTGGTCCAGATGAGCACCATCGGCTACGCGGAGACGATGGCAGCCGCCGACCTCGTCACCGAGGCCGGCGCGCGGTTCGTCGACGCGCCGGTCTCCGGGACCGTTGGGCCCGCGGAAGACGGGACGCTCGTCGGCCTGGCCGGCGGCGACGAGGGCACTGTCGAGGAGGTGCGGCCGATTCTGGAGGCGATGTGTGAGCCCGTGGTCCACTGCGGCGAGGTCGGCCAGGGGACGAACATGAAGCTGTTCATCAACCTCCTCCTGGGCGACGCGATGGCCGCTTTCGCCGAGGCGCTCGTCTTCGGGCGGGCCAACGGGCTGGACGTCGAAGCGATGCGGACCGTCGTGGCAAACGGCGCGCTCGACTGCCCCCTCTTCGATATCAAGGGCGGGACCGTCGCCGACGGGGACTTCGCCCCGCGCTTCCCGGTCGACTACCAGTTCAAGGACCTCTCGCTGGCGCTGGACCGCGCGGGCGAGGTCGGTGCCCCGCTCTCGCAGACGGCGGCCGCCCGCGAGTCATTCAGCGCCGCCCGGGCCCGCGGCTACGGGAACGAGGACATGACAGCGGTGATAAAACCGATGGAGGAGACGGCGGGCGTCGAGGCCCGCGAAGAGTAG